TTTGGAGAATGGAAATGTTAATTTCATAGATTCAAGCATTTAGTCAACTTGTTGACAGAACTAATTTTTAAACTGATTAGCAACTTATGGGGAAAGTTGGGTCATATCCTTATCTTCTTCCTGTTTCTCGGTGTAGCAAAGCTAAGGGAGCTTTCTACAGATTGTAAGTGTGTGCTGAATGTTTTATGCATATACTGACTGACCATTCATTGTAATATCTCAAGAATGATGCTTTAGACATAGGATCTCCCTGACTCTCACAAACAAGGAGACTAATGTATAAGGTGCTTAATATGTGGTCCATATCTCtaatactttattttttaatgtcgTTTGATGAACTCCTGTTAAATCGATGCAGCACTTAGGAAGTCGCTACAGCTTGTGCTCTAGCTATTGGTGCAGAAAAACTTATTTGTATCGTAGATGGTCAAATCCTCGATGAAAATGGACGCCTTATCAGATTTTTAACCCTTGATGAAGCAGACACGTTGATTAGAAAACGAGCTAAGCAAAGTGAAACAGCAGCTAACTATGTGGAAGCTGTCAGTCAAGGTGATGCATTTGGCACCTGTCTTGGAGGCAAGAACTGCAATGGAGCAGCTCCTCTGTATAATGGAAGTAGTTTCACTCCTTCACATAATGGAAAGGGTTTCCTTGAGAAAGGGAATGCTACCTTTCAAAACGGTGTTGGTTTTGACAACGAAAATGGACTTTGGGAAGGTGAACAAGTTTTGCTATTGGAGGTTTGGAACATCAAAGTCGGTTCGATTACCTGGCAGAGTTGGTTGTTGCTGCTTGGTTTGCAGGGTAACTTCTTACTTTTTCTATCTAGTAATTAACTGTCGAACTAGAAAATCATGTTTGGACATGCCCCATCATATATTTGTGGCACAGTTCTATCACGTTGGTGCCGTGCACGACATTATCATGTTTGGGACATGTCCCACCACAGCTTCTGTCGGCAGGTTTTGATCACTTTTTATGTGAGCTCAGTTAAGTTGTCAACTGGGGCTTGCAAACTTGGGGTGGGACTCACTTTCACCTACTGTATATTGGGTGAAGGAGCTGTAGACTAGTTCTGCAGAAAAAAGAGTAGTAATGCAGGAATCTTTGAACTTGTGAATCATGAAGACCAATAAATTTTGTCATCGTAAGTTTGTGTCTAGGCATTTTGCAGTTCATTTGgtttctattcagtttttccTGGAGAATCGTGTGAAGACTAACAGAACAAATTAGTGGTTGCTGAATGGCTGCTCAAGTATCCACCACCATATTCTGCCGAACACTGTATGttataccatgcaattttcttttctgtttgttttgttACTTAAATTGCAAACACTGAATCCAATATAATCTCTTGGTAACTGCCTATGAACTCAGGAGAAATTGAATCTTTGATCAATTATAGAATGCATTATACTATCATCAGAAATTATAGTTCAGATGGAGGAACAAGACAAAGGTCATCTTGTTGGGTAGTGTGCAACTTAACCATCATTTGCTTCTGCCACATATATTGTCCATTTGTGTTAACATAATGCAGTAGAACTTATTTGATATTATCACACCAGTGCACTTTCAGCACTTGTCGCATAATTAATCTTCAAACCGCCAGGTCCTGGAACTGCTTCTTCCTGCATGCTTATGCTAATGTTTGAAAAAATATAAGCACTGTATCAATAATTTCCTCATTATTGCCATTGATTCTATTTCCCGCTTTTCAATCAGCGTGGAGTTCAGAGGGTTCATTTGGTGGATGGCACCTTAGATGGAGCTTTGCTGCTGGAACTCTTTCAGAGAGATGGAATTGGTACTATGGTGGGTAGGTATGGATTCTCTACTTCAATAGTTCTTTGTTTCAGTAAGCTCCAGAATTTTGCCACTTATCAGTTTAATAGTAGCTTTGTGAGGAGAGAATTTACTACAAAATATATCAGCTCTGTGAAATCTTGACATGTCATAGTTTTCTAGAATTCTGATCAAGAGATGGGTGAGGTTGCTTTATAGAATGGTTAACCATTGAACTTTTCAAATGGCGTGTGATTTAGGTTATGCAATGACTTGAAAGATGTAAGTGCAACAGTGAATGAGGAAAACTTCCATTGTTGTTTAGAAAAGAGCCGAGAGGTGAAAATAATACAATTCTACACTGAAGTAATTCTGCCAATCTTCTTTctcctcattttcttccttGCCTTGGGAAAGAAACTATGGGATCTTTTAGATCCCCAGACTTCAAGTACCAGTGAGGAAACTGGATGTCATTACTGCTGTTctcaaaaacatcaaaacaaatctcTACAACAGTTCTCTGTGATTGGTGGTTTTGTAATCTCAAAGTTGAACATGTCTGTAGTGGGATTTAGCTTTTCTCTTTGTTATGTAAAAGGTGCTCTCACTGATGGCAAGGAAGGTAAAAGTGTCTCTCTTCCCCATTGTTGCTCCACCGCCCCGCCCCCACCCCCCCCCACATCCATCCTAGCTTTTATTGAACTCTTTTTCTTACTCTTTTCTTTGCTAACGTTAAGTTTTTGGAGTATACAAAGTACCGTGTCTAAAAACACAACAGCAGAAGGTAGGTGTGAAATTACTGTAATTACTGTCCCAACGGTTGATGTATATATGCTGTTCAATAGGTTGAAGCAGTGTTTTACTTCTGCTTATCATGGCGCTATGATGGAACTATGCTCATACTCTTCATACCtgcatatttaattttctgGGATCAAACTTTTTATTCCACCAGCAGTAGGTGAAGGTTAAAATCCCCTTGTCCTCACCCTTACTAGGGCAAGGGCTTAGGTTGTACTGTCAATAAGTTAGTGATGCATAATGGTTGGCCTCTGAGCGCATGATCATCCATCTACCGAGTTATTGACTTGACTTTTTGCCCTGGGCATCCCTTGTTTGTAGATCCTGACCGTGACAGTAGTGAAATTACTCAATTGGCATCTGTTTGATCATCAAAAGTTATTTTGTGAATGTTTAGGTATTCTACTGTCACACGTTCTTTGTTCCTCCTTTTCTATCTTGTTACAAGAGTGTATATCCCTGTATAGCCTTTTAACAGATACCATTGGGATGATAGATCGATGTGGCTGTAATCAATGTAATTGAATGCTTCCCTAATTCTGCTGAAATAGAAAATCACACATTTTCTTGTACCATTGTAAGGGACATGATTTATACTTGACGCCGTCTCATTTGTTGCTAATTTTTGTTAATCTATTTTCCAGTGATCTGTATGAGGGTACCAGAATGGCGAGGGAAACAGACTTTTCTGGAATAAGACAGATAATAAAACCTCTGGAAGACTCTGGCACATTGGTTAAGAGGACTGATCAAGAGGTTATGCCTCCTCCCTTTTTGGGCTTCTGATCGCTGAATCTTGCAATTTTCCTCCATGCTGTCTGTTGAGATTTCTACATGCTTTTTTGAAGAGAATAAATCTTTTAAGTTATTTACTTCACAATCTGAAGTTGACAATATATCCTTCTGGCCTTTACATTTTGGATAGCTACTCAAAGCATTGGATTCATTCATTGtggtagagagagagggtcAGATCATAGCTTGCGctgctcttttccctttctttgaagAGAAGCGTGGGGAGGTTGCCACAATTGCAGTTTCTCCTGACTGCCGTGGACAAGGACAGGGAGATAAATTACTTGGTAAGAAGTTGCTTCTGACCATATGGCTCCAGCATTATTTGTTGTTACATAACTTAAGAATCTCGATCTAAGAATGCAATCTATTGGGTTGAACTTGCAATTAGATGCCTTCTGAATAAGAGTGTCCTTTTGGGATCTGCTCCTTTTAAGTTAAGTATTTAGTTATTAATTTGTCTACAGAAacaataattttgagttagcAATAATAAAATGGAGCAATCTGGAATATTAACTTTTGCAATCGGCAAAGCAAGTGCAGAACATGAGAATAAATCCATTTTGAAGCCAAAGTTCCAAACATCAGGATGGACTAATGTGAATACCAAGATTTGTTTCCATATACCAAGATTACATAACTGGGGTTGCTGTATTTCAATCCTTACCCTCATTCTCAAGGATGAAAGGTACAAACGACCATTACTAGTATAAAATTGATACGTGGGAAGAAATTTGTCATTTacaggtttttttttctcttaaaaatgcATGTAACCTTCTGAATATCCCACTTATGCTGAAGTCTGAGACTTTGAAATCCTTTCTATTCTCTATTTTATGAAGTCTGGCATATATGGCatacaatgatatatattttgcaTCTTGCTGTTACATCTGATGTCCAGCAAAAATATAGACTTAAGACAGCGCTATTGCCCTTTCTTTTGCCTGTAGAAAAAGCTGATTGTGTTCAACTTCGTTATTGAAAGTCAATTGCATAGAAATAAAGTGCTACTGGTTTTTTGGTGATTCTTTGTTGCTCCATTTAATTGATTGCTGTATCAACTGATTATGGTTCATCATTTGCAGATtatattgaaaagaaagcatCCTCTCTTGGGTTGGAGAGGCTTTTCTTGCTCACAACCCGTACTGCAGATTGGTATATTTCCTAATCCTGGTTCTCATAAACATGAATATGTTTACCTCTTGCAGCGGAAACACTTGTGCACGTTGGTCAACCACAGTTGCCAGCCACTGTGCGCTTTGACTATTCATTTAATTGCAACTACTTCAGTCCTTGTCAATGCGTACGTTTGTGAGGCGTGGCTTCTCGCAGTGCTCCATTGATCAGATACcggagaagagaaggaaaaggatcAATCTGTCTCGCAACTCTAAGTACTACATGAAGAAGCTGTCGCCCAACACGAGCGGAATTACAGTTCTTAAATGAATATTGTCTTGCTGGAGGTCTACTGTAGTAATAGGATGAAGATGCTCAGCCGGTATGTAGCCTTTCAAATCGCTGTGTTTCCACCATTAGCAAAATGTTTCAGCTGTGAGGCAAAACCGGAGTCCTTATATCCTTCTGTAGCTATTTTCTCCACTTGTAATGGACTTATTAGGCAGTAAATGTAATTAGCAATTGCACAACTTAAttgttaattaattaaattttattcattataatttcactttgaattcGGGTTTGCTGATCACTACTAGTGGTTAACCTGTGCATTCAGCACTATGATGAAAGCAATATATCCACCACGTTTTCTCTTGACGAAGTTCATTTGCATTGGAATAGTCATTTGAATTACTGGGAAGGTAAAAACAGAAAAGATATTGAAGAATTCGTAAGTGATTATTGCCTTTTAAATATATTCCAGTACTTAGCAAACTTATCGAACTGATCCGATTCAACCGCATACAATTATATGTTAAAACATACAACGATACAGGAAGCTGGTCCATTTCAGCTTAAACAGGAAAGCTCAATGCAAATCTATTATCAATTAGATCTACTTCAAGCAAGCTTTCGTAATTTTTAGTGGGATTATGCTTAAGATTGTTCGACCTTGTTAATATTGGGGCTACATTGACTATGTGACCATGTCACCGTCGTGCATTGTGGCTCACTGGTGGATGGGTTAAAATGTACTTCATGAGATTGCAAAATTTGAGCTATGGCTCAAAAAATAGATCAGGCTGTCAAAATGAGTCTCTGATTCATTTTTTGAGCCATATTTGATGGGTTAAACAGTTATATATGTTAGTTATATTTAGTAGACGagtcataaatgaatttaatttttttttcgtctATAAATGAACTTAGGATGATAAAACCCAAGATAATATGGGTGTTAAATGGTTTCATGACTTATTTAGACTTCATCCATCTCTATAAATGGTTTCATGACTTATTTAACTCTATAACTCTTACTCTTACTCAATCTCGCACTCGCTCAATTCTGCACTCTCACCTCATTCTAGTTGAGTTTTCTCATATTGAGTTAAATATGAAGTTTTTAGTAATATGAATCGATATGAGTCAAATCGGGTATATGTCATTGGATttgcattaaataaaaatgggtcaaaatgaattaaattggtcaatttgatTAAATCATTTTCAATCCAATCCACTCGTTTAACAGGTCCAGATATTAATGAACCTTGGGTCAATTTATGTTTTGGACATCCGCTACCCTTATATGAGCAAGCTtcccaacttttgacagtacgAGCTCGTATGCCTACTAGTGAAACAAGTGGTCAGggctctttttttgtttttttgtttatggtCACTGAGTAATCATGGCTTAAATCAAATATTTTGTTGTAAGGATGAGCAATATAGGTTCCAAGTGAAACTTGAAATCTACCGGCTAAAAATGATCCTCTATTTGTTGTTGAGTCAATTCTAAGATTTATCCAAGTTCCACATGTATTATCAATTGAATAGCATCAATGAGACATCACATTTAACGATCATCACTTACTGTTACAATCTACtgaccataacttatatttagacaagCAAAGAATATGAGATATTAACAAAGTAGAAGTCTCACTCATAAAATGAAGACTCAAACTAGTAATTCCAAATTATACACTTATTATTGAACAACATAAAATACGTAGGATAATGcgaaaacataaataaataaataaaaatacaaaaacttgtttTAGATTTTAGGTTCCACCTAACTAGAATTCGGAATCTATCCGTAAAAATAGATTCACCAACTTTTGGAACATGAAACCCACCTCGCATATTTTGGAACTtggattcttcaattccaaattcTACCCTAAAACCATGTTCATCCATATTTTGTAACAATTGTGGGATCCTTACCGTAAGGTCTAAATGAGGTACTAGTGTATTCTATCGTGTgcttacatttttaatttttcaaagaaattaaagtaataatattaacagaaaaaaataaagctgcattaaaaatgagaaaaatagacaaatagaattgaagtagagagagagagagatgatggatACCCTCTTTTTATACGGTCGACACAAGGTCAACCTATCAGTTTTAAATCGCCTTTGGATATTGTGGCTCGCGATAAATGGGTCTGGGTGACGAGGCTTCAAATGGTACGATTCAGTTGAATTTACAAGCAAATTATGACAATTACTTGGATTTGATAACTAACAAGTTGACGCTGACATGATGGAAGACTTCATAAGATGTCCACTTCATTTAGTGACAGACAGAAATTTACTAGGGTGAGATCTCGAACAATTTCGACTTATATAAGTCATTGAAAAAGTAAATGGATGGACAAATTCACCAAAGTAAAATATTCAGTCAAAAAATAGTAAGACATGCCAATGGGAATATTGTACAtgacattataaaaaaaacgtAATCCTCAAAACAACTAAATTTTCTCTAGCAAGAAGTTTGAATACTTCGCTTAAATTTAGATATCCTGAGTTGTGGTCTATCTTCTTTTACAGGGTAGAAATCATCTATTATCTAGTAAGTATGAGCAATCTCTTTCCCAAATCTCTTCCCAAACTATGGCAATGACGAAGCCACCAACCGTCTGCGTTGACCACCCGAaacctatctctctctctctctctctctctctctttctcctttctaCAGACTATCGCCAAAATTGGGGAGGCTGTTAACCACTGTAGGCAGATCGGAGTTTAGCAATGATTGGAACCTGCCATATGATCCAAATTGAAGACAAGCAACCCTAATCTGGACATTTGTGTCACGAACCTCAATCAAGAGATAGAAAAGGGAGAGGAGCAAGGAGGCGATGGCGATTTTGCGCCTACTCCGGCAACGTTGGAGGCACTAGGAATGGATTCTCGCAGTGGTAGGTGCTGGCAGGGAGAGGTTAGGGTTTAGAATCAAGCTCTGTGAGTGATCTGAGCTTAAAGTTTCACGGGTACCTTTACTAAATGAAATTTCAACTAGTCCTGCTCATGCAAATTTGTTCTAAGAGGCAAAGCGAGTCTAAGAATATAGGAGGCAGAGTTAAACAGGTGAAAATGCAAGAGGTCTATACGCAATTTTAATTAACTAGTGTCACAAATCTAAGCTACTCAGGCTATTCAAATAAGAACAAAAGTTAATCGTGGTTCCATTAACAAGGTCCCAAAAGACATAAAATGTGCCCTCTTTTCCCCATTTGTTAATACTGTGATCTCGTGAAAAGTCCACTCCAAATTCACAGCAAAGCCAATTCCTTATCAAACAGACAATAGTTCGGCTTCTGACGGTACGTACTTATACCAGAAAACTTCTTTTCATGGCCTCCACAATCTTGTCGCTTCACACTTCATGCTCTTCAAGCATCTAGGGTCATCTATGTCTATAGCAGTTGTGCTGACATGCATCGAGAATGGTTTCACTAATTACAGGAATTTTGCAGCTTTTCTACAGCTTTATGAACAGAAATGTAGAGTGTGACCTTAATTAAATTTGTGAACAAAACATAATCTCATCATTGAGATAGTAGGAAGGCAAAAAAGAACCATTCTCTAGCCAATTATTATAACCACTGAGCTATCATCATGGAGCAACAATACATCCGGT
Above is a window of Eucalyptus grandis isolate ANBG69807.140 chromosome 9, ASM1654582v1, whole genome shotgun sequence DNA encoding:
- the LOC120288424 gene encoding LOW QUALITY PROTEIN: probable amino-acid acetyltransferase NAGS1, chloroplastic (The sequence of the model RefSeq protein was modified relative to this genomic sequence to represent the inferred CDS: inserted 2 bases in 2 codons) is translated as MYKEVATACALAIGAEKLICIVDGQILDENGRLIRFLTLDEADTLIRKRAKQSETAANYVEAVSQGDAFGTCLGGKNCNGAAPLYNGSSFTPSHNGKGFLEKGNATFQNGVGFDNENGLWEGEQXFAIGGLEHQSRFDYLAELVVAAXVCRRGVQRVHLVDGTLDGALLLELFQRDGIGTMVGSDLYEGTRMARETDFSGIRQIIKPLEDSGTLVKRTDQELLKALDSFIVVEREGQIIACAALFPFFEEKRGEVATIAVSPDCRGQGQGDKLLDYIEKKASSLGLERLFLLTTRTADWYIS